Proteins from a genomic interval of Chryseobacterium indologenes:
- a CDS encoding T9SS type A sorting domain-containing protein, with the protein MKKTKSENEIRFAVNPSNTILEFITGKDPKKILVYSASGQKVSEGKLNGKQFDISHLQTGVYYLNIETADGKTVQSKFIKK; encoded by the coding sequence TTGAAAAAAACAAAATCTGAAAACGAGATCAGATTCGCTGTTAATCCAAGCAATACAATACTGGAATTTATTACAGGGAAAGATCCTAAAAAGATATTGGTTTACTCTGCTTCAGGACAAAAAGTCTCTGAAGGTAAATTAAACGGAAAACAATTTGACATCAGTCATTTACAAACCGGAGTTTATTATTTGAACATTGAAACAGCAGATGGTAAAACCGTTCAATCGAAATTTATAAAAAAATAA